TGTCTAGGAACTACTTATAATTGTTAGATATACAAAACCAAGAATCAGTAGTTTCAAAGAGTAACAGGAGGGCTACACAACACTACAACAAGATCctcatcgaagaaaaaaaaaccggtaaACTTCAAGACAAAATGTTTGGTTTGCAGActtaggaaaagaagaaaaacgaaagaaaacgaagaagcgCAAGAAACCCAACATCCGAAAAGAGTACTGCGCCTCTTTCTGGTGATAAAAACATAACATATCAGATTCGCAGCcacttatttaaaaaaaaaactaagtgaCCTGGAATTAACCCCTTCACCCATTCACAATGACAACAACAATGCACCCGCCAAAATTCGATAACGACAGCGACGGAAATATGGCATTGACCGCAAATGCAGACACGCATGAAACAGGGACGGATTAGAATACGCTTAAacttagaaagaagaaagaaataacttAGACTTAGAAAGAAGGGAAACTAAATGTATAGCTACGTAGAGTAGAGTAATAAAATCCTCAGGACACATACAGTTCCTGCACTAGAGTCCCAGCGGATAGACAAGAGTTCGAGTCAATAGAGTTAAGGTTTGTGACATCAGATTACTGTAAAAGATAAGGCTTTGTATTGTTGGATTTTATGGGATGGGGACAGTCGTTACGAACCCACAGCCGATTAGGTGCAGCCGAATTTGTGCCTGCAGAATAGGTTGTCGGTAGGTGGGCAGGGATATCATGGACCCGCTCTGATCACTAAACTACACCTATCCAAATGAAGTCGTTTTTCTAATTCAATAACAGATGAGATTTGTTtctgagaaaataagaaaaagaagaagaaacataaAGTAACAAGTGCGGAAAAGTGTAATCCATGAAAAAGGAATGATAGACACAGGAATACTCATTAgttctagaaaataaatcagaGAAAGATTATTGACTTCTGtatagtcgtgtcaaaatgaaatggaacttggtgtagttgcgtaTCCGACTGCGTTCGAAGTAGTGCAGTGGAGCGTGGCAGTTATGTTCGACTGGAGACCTTtgttagcaccattcttcgctgcagttcgcgatggtcccaccttgattccaacaGCTCCttcaaccgcgccgcttcgagcagaGCCGCCTACGTAACTGCACagggcttcatgtcgttttgaccctactataagtaATCAATATTTAATCTTCAATTCTCATAATGTCTTATTCTTTGTGTTTGTCTTTATCTATCTTCTATTTGGGCTATTTGACTAAGAATTACAGAGGAATCGCTCGATTTATCTTCATACTCAGTAAGGCGGTACCTCCAAAAACGGCCGTAAAGTCAGTATAGCATAGAATATACATCGGAACCGTGCCCCAGGTTATTCTTACGAAGAatactttcctttcttttcaacttGTTTGCTCCTTATTTGACGATTATTAGCAGAAAGTCAATCAAAACAGATTACAGTGGAGTCAGAACGAGATGAATCCAgatgcggttgcgtaagcggctgcgctcaaagtagtgcggtggagcgtggcaGTTATGTTCGAATGGGGACCTTtgttagcaccattcttcgctgcagttcgcgatggtcccaccttgattccaacaGCTCCctcaaccgcaccgcttcgagcgtctgccgcttacgtaactgcacgaagcttcatttcgttctgacccgactataggtaGTAACCTatcaattcttcaattttaatttttcaaaaagtgagaCAAGTATTcagatagaaaaataagaatctgAATAAGAAGTTAAGGagtgaacaagaaaatattcaagTATTTCAAACTTTAATCGTAGCGGTATAGTTCAGTACTACTTGCTTCAACGTCGCTTTTCATCATCTtcataaatttgaagaataaaatcacGAATGCATGCATTAGTTTCATTATTAATACCGGATGAGCGGGTTAGATGGCTGAGATAGGTGAAGCATAAGGTAAGAACAGCGCAATTGTCTGTTGATGCTGCTAACTACATACTGCGCAGCAAAATTACCGACCATCGTTCCCAGTCATTTCTCCGAAGGATAAATTGTCGAAGATGGGGTATGGGGTACTAACGATACACACCCAGATTTTatctcttgatttttttaaatgaatccAAATACAAAGTGAGAACTAATTTCCATCAGTTGGCTCACATTTTGAGACTTAAAATAGACGCACTTCAAAATTAGGCGTGTTTATTCCTAAAGGCCCGAACTGACTAAAAAATCAACGTCATCTTCTGAGCCTAACGTCGTCTGTGCTAAATtaaaatgacagaaaatgTTGGTGTTGTGCTTCAAGGATATTGTGGACATTAAGGATGTAAAATAGGTATAGAAGAGCATAGGTACAGAGCAGCATAGTCAACAAAAACCTACAATCCAATTGAGGAAAGAAGGTTTTAAACAAGACAAAGGAAGcagagtaagttttttttctttgctggtATGAGAATaagcttatttcttttcttttcttttttttcttttttttctacttcttttctatctttttctaGTAGTTTTcatcgctgaaaaaaaacctagtaaATTGTTCTTACGACAAAATTAGTCTAACTCACATGACAtctcttcttctctcaaaCTTAAAGTTCACGAAGCAATCAGCCGAGTAAgtttaatcgaaaaaaaagcttttcagAGCTGTTAAATTGAATCAAACGCATTGATCGCAGAGAAAATTACGGATAACCTTCAAAAGAATAAGAACAAGGTTTCGTAACAGAAATGtgtaagaaaatagaaaaaagacaacaagaaaaagtaagaagtGTTGAGTATTGTAGAAAATCAAAGTTTTTCGCCAGCCATGTTTTCGTATTGTAGAAAATCGAAGCTTCTGGAATAATCTGAGAACAAATACAGTGTCATCAGAGTGAAGGACGAAGTAGTTTTCAAATCAGAGTGAGAAAAGGAGGCCAAGGCTAGTTAGTGTTGGcgaaaatatgtatgtaaagTCGTAGccttctagaaaattttaaaaaacaattaaataattgGAGTTGACTTTCTGTAATtattgatgagaaaaattgcagaataAATCTATGCAAAAGCATAGAGCTCacgaattttcgagaaatcgCCCGAAAAATTCCCATATAATTCCTGGGTCAAAGAATATTCATATATTCAAAGTAAAGACGAAATAGAAGGGAATGTGTcctcagagaaaagaaaaaaaaacatgctgaAAAGTTAGTACTTCCTATTCATATCGATTAGATTGCGGATACCTGCAGAACTGGCCATGCGTTGCGAACGCGCTTACATGCGTCGTCATGGCACCCGGTAAATTATATGGGCCTCGCATACATTTGAAATAACTCGTCAACTCTAAACATGgtgagtttttgtttttctacgtTGACAACTTACAACAGATACGGAGAAACCTCTACATGGTCATAGCTTAGTCGAAATCCTTTAATTCCTCTTTCCGGTCAGATAATCTGTGCTGAACTCCATATCCACTACAGATTATAAGCGTATTACGCCGAGATATTCGACGGATTTGCTTGTAAAAATTTCTGATCTTTGTATTAGAGGTGAAATaccacaaaaaacaaatttcaaagaaacgcCGAACATGgatatttgttttgaaaaggaaatatgTTCACGAATTACTAAAACTACTTTTCCGGGAGGTGTGGTCTGTTTTCTCCTCGAAATGAAAATCGACGTGTCTTTCATCGGAAAAATGAAAGTCGATGGATTAATTTCTTTCgtcaaaacaaatttcaaggattttaaGTGTAAGACTGAAAAgacgtcttttttcttaatctaCTCACTTATATAAACTcttcaaaaagatgaaaaaaagcaatactgacctattcattattattagcGTATTTTTCATGTACTTTTTACAACCTCTTTACATCGCTTCACAAGTGCATGGAAAATATCGAGAAATGATATATTCCACTCGCCCTTTTCGCTTACTCACGTGAGAGATCGAGGATGACCTGGAAGATTGGTGTTGTACAGTTGGACTAAAACGATATGACCTGTGATTTTAACGTagaagcggctgcgttcgcgGTAGGACCCTCGGTAGCTCCAGCCAAAGAGCGGGGATAGGACTAGGACCTTTAACGCCACTTCGGCCGCAATCGCTTACACATTTGCGCccctcaaaggcatcaccccacgaatttgaagtggtacggatttctggattcgcatacgggatcgtagattattgagaaaagggtgattccgtccattccttcctaattgccgtagaaaacggacaggaaggtacggcttcgagcgttccggagcgctatttgctacaacgagttcgattggagcgcgccagccttgtgcacacgccgcatcttacgggccgtttttttacggcatttaggaagaaatggacggaatcaccctcctctccatctacgaccccgtataagaagtctccacctgaaatccacaccgccccaagattcgtggggtgattcctttaagtcAGATCAAAGTCGTAAGTGAAGTCGTCGTGACCAGTCTACAACtcaatattttacattttattagaATATTTATTGTATCTCAATTTATAGCAGAGCTTCGGGTTCATAATTCCCAACTACGAGTAACTCTCAACCTTGAACGATCTCCAGGAAATCCCTCCTGATAAAGAGTCAGATATATGATATGCGTGATTATGCTCGAATCCTTCTGATTTCTctaaaaaacgacgtgagaaACCGGCTTCGTGACCAAAcattcctacgaggcacctattGACACGTCATATCTGTGGGCGTAGTAGTACGCGCAGCGCCCGCAAGCGAGCGGATAATCAACGGGGCTGCCCTCCAAAGCAAAACTTGAGAAATTTCCCGATGCAGTTTCCTAAGCTTCTTTTCAGGATAATAAGGAGAAAATAGGAGCATTATCACGcccatactcgtgatctacacacCTAACCCTATGTTTTTGTGCAAGGATCACAACATCTTCAATTTCTGTAGGATGCTGGTTTTAATGTGGATACCAGGTCTATGAGCGCCGCAATCACATGAATTTCACATGAATGTTACAGCTCTTATCTCGTCTTCGACCGGCCAAAAAGAAGCAACCAGCGGCTACTCGTCCAAAAATAGCCCAACAGATCCCGGACCTCAATGAATTCCTCTTGAAAAGAGACTATGCAGCTGCTATATCGCTATTGGAGGTAACGTTGGACTTATAAGAgaagctatttttttcagagtcagaaaattaattgaaattatttcagttcaaacaaaaaaatggcgagaaaaatgaaaccacAGAACTATGGCTTGGACATTGCTATTTCAGATCAGGAGACTATAAGAAGGCTTTAGATGTAAGATATGAGCTCGGACAAACCTAAGTGGGATTCAGAGTAAGATATGAGTGAGATACGTAGAGATATATGATTTTATTCTACAAAtttatggaaatgaaaaacagcGGCATTGAACTATGGTAGATTCCAAAGTATAGCGCTATGCTTgaggttttatttctttgttcgtTCCTTAACTTCTTATTCAGACTCTTATTTCCCTATCCGATTATTATCGTTGATCTGATCTTATTTCACTTTCTGGAAcattaaaattaatgaatcAATAATTTACTACCTCTacccgggtcaaaacgatatgaaacgcggtgcagttacgtaagcggcttcGCTCGAGGCGGCGcagtggagaaagcggttggaatcaaggtgagaccatcgtgaactgcagcgtagaatggtgctagcaaaggtgagaccatcgtgaactgcagcgtagaatggtgctagcaaagatGCACAGAGCGtcatgtcgtcttgatccGAGAATAACTGTTTCTTTCcctctgcaattttttcttttttctgtcttaATGAACCTCCAATCCTACTCTgacctttctattttttccattatttgtttaaaagAATGGCTGTGTAAATGGCCCACATTTTTAAGCTCCTGAGCAAACTATCCTGAAATATGTATGTGTCTCATCCTTCCTTGGatttttgaaggcatcactccacgaatctgtggtggtgcgggtttcacgtgcgttatgcctatacgggatcgtagattatggtgaggaGGGTAAtcccgtctatttctttctaattgccgtaaaaaaacggcctggaagatgcggcgcaggcacaaggctggcgcgctccaaccgaactcgttgtagaaaatagcgccccggaacactcgaatccgcatcttccgggccatttttttaacggcaattaggaataaatggacgaatcaccctcctccccataatctacgaagcTGTATAACCAACCTGAAACCcccaccactccagattcgtggggtgatgcctttaaaatcgtAGCCAGATCACTGCAATCACCTTATTTTCTGGGTCTGGTACgagtttctgaagaaaaaagtctatgTGAACCatcaaaaagatttttttttgacatcaaACATTCAATTCTTTGTAAACGCTAATACCCATCAACATTGAAtcccatttttaaaaaatccattaacATTCTCTCCCGTCCCTGACTTGAGGCGTTTGCTTCTCTGCTGACGTTTCCCCATCCAGTTCTACTTCATCCAAAAATGTTCCTTTAGGTATATGAGGGCATGAAAAACAGTGGGAATGAAAATCCAGACCTTCCAGTGTTCCTAGGAATATGTTATTTCTACCTGGGGATGTATGAGGAAGCAAAAAATATAGCTGAGAAAGGTAAGTCGTTTCgagctttctctttttctgttcctGATACTCgatcttcaactttttcaagGTCTTCTTCCcaattctatatttatttttgtatttcaaaatgtttttctctttcagcaGAGCGATCTCCACTACAGAATCGATTGCTTTTCCATGTGGCTCATAAACTTGGAGAGGAGAGACGATTAATGGCGCATCACCAACTTCTTGGAGTAAGTACATATGTGGTTCCCTTGGATTTGATGTGACCTACCCTCTGGAACACAGTTTCACTGGAAACCTTAGCTAATAGGATTTATGTTAGCTATCAAAATTTCGCGCTAACTGCGTCTCATGATCTCTCCAGGACCAATCCACGATCTGTTCGTCAGCACTTGCGTATACAAAGAAACTCTCAAATCGATAATAAACCCCTTACGTACGATATGTGAATGGGAAACAATCCAGTATAGAGagtaattcaagaaaaaataacgataAAGCAATCCGAAAGAAATTAAGGAAcctttcaattattttattcgctaatatttttattttcccagaTCTCACAACCTTATTTATTAATTCTCTTAATTCTCggatttttctctggaatttttgcGAAGATTCAGGAATCAACTTTGCGAAGGTGGCCAATAATAAGATCAGATTGTTTTTGTAGGTTCAATACATAATGATTTCCCTTAGGATGTTAATATTTTCGTCGGCTTAGGCATCAAACCAATAAACAGTAGAATGatctagaaaataaattctaacATTATAATTCACTATAAAATACCATCGGACGATATTTAGAAGTTTGGGAAATATTCCTCAGCATGGTTTTATGGAAATAATATTTCCACGATTTCCAGAATACTATGGAGGATCAATTGTCGTTGGCTTCAATTCATTATATGCGTATGCACTACTCGGAAGCTATCGAAGTGTACAAATCGATACTTCAGGAACACGCGTAAGTGAGATCAAGGAACGGATCATTAAAAGTGGGCGTGATTCGGATAGTTTTACTCATTCTAGGGCATACAATATTGTCTAGCCTACAAAAATAGTGTACATAAtctcagaaatatttttgttccgATATCTGCAcactattttcactttttttttttgtttcagtgcTGTTCGAGTGACTTTTAGAATCTGAACAACAtagaaaaaacacgaaaaaaaaacccgagaaaggaaatgaaaaatcctcaTTCGCAttcttgaacaaaattttcgatAAGAAAAGATTGTTATGgtatccaaaagaaaaaaggaaaagataaaatcactaaaattccagaaatatgaTCGCCTTGAACGTCTACATGGCTATGTGTTATTATAAGATGGACTACTTTGATGTAGCACaggtttgtttattttcgagGATTTTGACACATGGATACCTAGGATCAACTGCTCTTAGGAAGTGCTCGCCGTGTATCTCCGCTCATTCCCGGACAGTCCAGCTGCACTGAATTTAAAAGCATGTATAACTTTTAAAACATACAACGGCAAAGCAGCATTAGTGAGACGTTCCTTGTTTTTCATCTCTTATTTGACGAAAACTTCcaggaatatttatttatagccAGAAGTGGAGGCACTCCAGAAAGCAACTTTGTATCCGGCTGCTGCAGATCTTCTTCGCCACAATACCGTAAGTTGGGGTAGATTTAAGACCATGACAGTTCTTCTTGGCGTTTTCTGAGGGTTTCTTCCTGAAGGCAGGCATTACGGGATTGAGGACGTtgagatctctccacgaatagatagggtTGGGGTGCAGTTCACGAGTATATGTAGTTTATCAATTCACCCTAATTATCCTCAAAAATTACGTTTCCGCACCTGCTCCCCTACGATGCACTTAATAACGTGCCATGTCTGGAAGCACGCATGCCGCCTCTGCCAGTTAGCAGACAAATCAATGCGGCGCTGACACCGTTTCTGCCGGGGATCCAGCGCGAGAACGCCGTTCTTCTGGATAATCAGGAGGAATTGACCGTGATCGCACTCCTACTCATGAGCTACACTCCAAATCCTATCTAtccgtggagagatcccaaaacCCTCAATTTCTTGGTATGCGGTCCTTAAAAGAAGCGTatatatcacgaaattgacctGGGACCCAGTACGAATACAGAAAGCAGAGAGAAGCCTTGGAGTTTCGGTTCTAGATTGGAAAAACCAGTGTGGCTCTGCTCAACTGAACCTAATcggtgtaaaaaaaaaacgctacaTGGAAGGCgacgttctttcctacgaagtcAGTTGCACGCGTCGCGTTCACAAGCGAGCCATCGTGGATCAATGATGCCTCCTCATCAGCCTGTTCAAGTGAGACAAATGAAtatgctgctgaggggactCCGAggttcacgtcgttttgaccctactgtaaaTTCCCACAGCgtttttctacgacaattggGGAGGGGGAGTTGGGCAGAGCCACGctttttctacaacaattGGGGAGGGGGAGTTGGGCAGCCAAAATTGTGTGATTGAGAATAAGTTGAGAATAATATTCAGTAACTCAGAGTAACTTGCGTTTCCGCAACTTAGAACTCGAACTCCACGGTTTTCCTGGAGTTTCCGTGATACGTCAACTTCGTGATATATTCCTTTAAACTGGACTGTAGTTGTATGTGGACGATCTTTCAGGTTGTATTCAAAGACGGCGATGGAGCAATGCAGGTTTTCCCTGGATTGATGGATACGCTTCCAGAGGCAAGAGTGAACCTGATTCTCTATCACCTCAAAAGAAGTCAGTGCAGAATGCTCCATATATAACGTTGAAATGTTCAGTTATACTTCCAGAAGTCTAGATGATCACTTTTAAGCAGAAGTAAATGATTTCTAAAAGCAGAAGTTGCTAAAGATTAGTCGAAGTAGAACATTCCTGGTGAAATATACAGTTATGATCTTTTCCTTAGCGGATAAAAATTGGCAAAATCCCTGGTCCATAATACTAAAATGATTTTCTCAGCTTTAGAGGCATTAGTGAACCCTTGGAAGTACAGTATCACCAAACTGTCCTTAGTTAGCGGAATAAAGTATACAATAGCTAAGATTCGTCAAAtgcatcgctttttttttgatagtgaTAAGGAAGATCCATCATCAAATCCAGTTCTTCTACGGCAACGAATGGATTAATGAGGGTAATTTCCAGCTAACTACCACACTAATTGGGAGGTACGCTGGAGAATGGGTCAGGGAATGAGCTCCcaatttaaaataagaaaatattagcaaataaaatcattttaaaaaagtaaaaaccaGTGATCCAAGAAGAAGCACCATTTCTAAAAAAGTACTTTACAGATGATATTGAGAGTGCGATGACGTTGTGCAACGACTTGGAGCCTCAATCCACCGTTGAGTTCCTTGTGAAAGCGGTAGCTTTTGCTTATTGGGGACAACTAAAGGAATCGGTGAGTATTGAGCACTTATAAACAATAATCCCACTAACACTAACTCAATTTACCGTAATCACTCTAGAAAGATCATCTAAAGACAGCGGAACAGTTCTTTAAGATGGTTGGAGAGTCTCCTTACGACacaggtgagtttttttttcgtacaacAACTGTCAACTCCATCGATATCGGTTCCTACAAAAATTATCGATTTCCAAGAAGTCGTCCAAAAATCGTTTAAGCTCTTCATCTCTATCTCTTAAGTCTGTTTGGGTGTAACTAAAATGTAAAACATTTCCACAGATACCATTCCTGGACGTCAAAGCATGGCATGCTCACTTTTCCTAAGCGGACAATATGAAGATGCGTTAGTCTATTTAAACTCAATTCAGGTACGTACAGTATGTTCCTtgaacttcgtttttttcgattttcgttCTGCTTTATGCGTATTCACGTATTCACCAAAGGCACACAATTTTCCGCACTTCTTTGCAGCCTGCTTAGTAGACTTTCTGTCCAAGACTCACATTGTTCTTAATGAGGAACGAATTGCTTCATTATTACTTTGCAAAATGTTTAGCCTAAGTAGTTTAATGTTCCGCGTCATTTTAGTGCTTCCATGCTTTGAAGACAGCgtaacgaaattgacgatgtagGGGTCTCTGTAgacaaatatagagtttggagtgtagattacgagtattaGAATTCCCTCGCTCAAATTTccctaattgtcctgaaaagaaagcaaacgTGAGAAACAGCATTGGCTCCTATAAGATACGTGAAAACGCTCTCCCTTGCGCGCGGGCCGCATCAACGAGCGAGcagtcgaaaatcaatgaggtctcctcagcaagctgttcaaaaaaagcCAATGAATGGGCTGCTGAAATAACCTAATAATAACGAATGCTGAAATAACAAAAGTAGGGTGTTCTACCGTACCTCGTAGGATCTAAAGAAttttccaggccgtttttcaggacgataaGACGATCACTGAGAAACCGAGATCATCTGTTTTCTGAACGATGATTTCTGCCTTTaagattcttcttcttcttcttctttgcagCGGAAAATCAAACCAATTTAGGCCTACCACAATAGCGACGACGTCTTTTCGTTCAACACTGCCCAAACAGAAATGCAATGCGGGATGTGGAAAGAGGCTGAGGAGCATTTTCTTGCAGTCACAGGGCCTGATCGAGACAAACCAGCGTTTAAATTTATGCTTACTAAAACTTGTAAGTTATAGAGTTCTAGTTAATGAGTCAATAGGGACACTGCGCATTCAATCGATTGATCTACCATAATGATGTATCAAAGTGTTGAAGTTTTCAGTTATAATGAATCACAAGCCTCAACTCGCATGGGATATCTACAGTAGATCCACGGATCCGAAGGAATCCTTCAATATACTACGCATCATTGCAATGGATTGTTATACAGTATGAATATGGTTTTTATACAGTCGGCGCAGAACGTATTCAACCGAGAACCCGGTTGAGCGCGTTCGATGCGCGCGATGTGAGCTGTACTTCAGTGCACCGCGCATCC
This is a stretch of genomic DNA from Necator americanus strain Aroian chromosome II, whole genome shotgun sequence. It encodes these proteins:
- a CDS encoding hypothetical protein (NECATOR_CHRII.G4660.T1) codes for the protein MLQLLSRLRPAKKKQPAATRPKIAQQIPDLNEFLLKRDYAAAISLLEFKQKNGEKNETTELWLGHCYFRSGDYKKALDVYEGMKNSGNENPDLPVFLGICYFYLGMYEEAKNIAEKAERSPLQNRLLFHVAHKLGEERRLMAHHQLLGNTMEDQLSLASIHYMRMHYSEAIEVYKSILQEHANMIALNVYMAMCYYKMDYFDVAQEVLAVYLRSFPDSPAALNLKACITFKTYNGKAALPEVEALQKATLYPAAADLLRHNTVVFKDGDGAMQVFPGLMDTLPEARVNLILYHLKRNDIESAMTLCNDLEPQSTVEFLVKAVAFAYWGQLKESKDHLKTAEQFFKMVGESPYDTDTIPGRQSMACSLFLSGQYEDALVYLNSIQAYHNSDDVFSFNTAQTEMQCGMWKEAEEHFLAVTGPDRDKPAFKFMLTKTFIMNHKPQLAWDIYSRSTDPKESFNILRIIAMDCYTVGEFYYAAKAFDGLEKIDPSPENWQGKRGATCGLFKMLVQGRATNEQMSEVLQLLDRGNHPQADFVSSTIRKWAKTHEINLD